In Rahnella sikkimica, one DNA window encodes the following:
- a CDS encoding amino acid ABC transporter permease yields the protein MTGFRWEIISEYAPLFVQGALMTIKCTLICVILGTTWGLLLGLGRMARADDGPWKYVLRFAVQWPVRIYVSAFRGTPLFVQIMVVHFALVPLFINPRDGILVTNGLMSSDFARALRSDYGAFLSCVVAITLNAGAYVSEIFRAGIQSIDNGQMEASRALGMGWGKTMRKVILPQAFRRILPPLGNNAIAIVKDSSLASAIGLADLAYAARTVSGAYATYWEPYLTISLVYWVLTFLLSLLVQHMEKRLGKSDSR from the coding sequence ATGACCGGATTTCGCTGGGAGATAATCTCAGAATATGCGCCGCTGTTTGTGCAGGGCGCGCTGATGACCATCAAATGCACCCTCATTTGCGTCATTTTAGGCACTACCTGGGGCCTGCTGCTCGGCCTCGGACGCATGGCCCGCGCCGACGACGGCCCGTGGAAATATGTTCTGCGTTTCGCGGTGCAATGGCCGGTGCGGATTTACGTGAGCGCATTTCGCGGCACGCCGCTGTTTGTGCAGATCATGGTGGTTCACTTCGCACTGGTTCCGCTGTTCATCAACCCGCGTGACGGGATTTTAGTTACCAACGGCCTGATGTCTTCCGATTTCGCCCGCGCATTACGCTCCGATTACGGTGCGTTTTTATCCTGCGTGGTGGCGATTACCCTGAACGCGGGCGCTTACGTTTCCGAGATTTTCCGCGCCGGGATCCAGTCAATCGATAACGGCCAGATGGAAGCGTCGCGTGCGTTAGGCATGGGCTGGGGCAAAACGATGCGCAAAGTGATTTTGCCGCAGGCGTTCCGCCGCATTCTGCCACCGCTGGGTAATAACGCGATTGCGATTGTGAAAGATTCCTCGCTGGCGTCCGCCATCGGCCTGGCCGATCTGGCTTACGCGGCGCGTACCGTTTCCGGCGCTTACGCCACCTACTGGGAACCCTACCTGACGATTTCGCTGGTGTACTGGGTTCTGACTTTCCTGCTTTCGTTACTGGTTCAACACATGGAAAAGAGGCTTGGCAAAAGTGATTCACGTTAA
- a CDS encoding basic amino acid ABC transporter substrate-binding protein yields the protein MFKSLVLTGCLLSSLITSAYAAQTTYVVGSGGTYRPFEYENSQKQLEGFDIDIIKAIAKAENFDIKLVNTPWEGIFATLNSGDRDIIISGITITDKRKAMVDFSAPYFPAEQSIVVPADSKVNSVAALKGLKVGVVNSSTGDIVVSDALGKNSTDIKRFDNTPLMLQELAEDGIGAAVGDVGVVKYYIKSHPEKALKLVPDSKFERQYFGIAVAKDNTELLGKINAGLKKIVADGTYAKIYETWFDKNVPTLPAQ from the coding sequence ATGTTCAAATCCTTAGTTCTCACCGGGTGTCTGCTTTCTTCGTTAATCACTTCCGCTTACGCTGCGCAAACCACTTACGTGGTGGGTTCCGGCGGTACATATCGTCCTTTCGAATATGAAAACAGCCAGAAACAGCTGGAAGGGTTTGATATCGACATCATCAAAGCCATCGCCAAAGCGGAAAACTTTGACATCAAACTGGTTAACACGCCGTGGGAAGGGATTTTCGCCACCCTGAATTCCGGTGATCGTGACATCATTATTTCCGGCATCACCATTACCGACAAACGTAAAGCGATGGTCGATTTCTCTGCGCCGTATTTCCCGGCAGAGCAGTCCATCGTGGTGCCAGCGGATTCTAAAGTGAATTCCGTTGCCGCGCTGAAAGGCCTGAAAGTGGGCGTAGTAAACTCCAGCACCGGCGACATCGTGGTGTCTGACGCACTGGGCAAAAACAGCACGGACATCAAGCGTTTTGATAACACGCCGCTGATGTTGCAGGAACTGGCGGAAGACGGCATCGGCGCGGCGGTTGGCGACGTCGGCGTGGTCAAGTACTACATCAAATCCCATCCTGAAAAAGCCCTGAAACTGGTGCCGGACAGCAAGTTCGAACGTCAGTATTTCGGTATAGCGGTCGCCAAAGACAACACGGAACTGTTGGGTAAAATCAACGCCGGTCTGAAGAAAATCGTGGCTGACGGCACCTACGCAAAAATCTACGAAACCTGGTTTGATAAGAACGTGCCAACGCTGCCAGCGCAATAA
- the kup gene encoding low affinity potassium transporter Kup produces MTHIKKKSSLLTVTVACIGVVYGDIGTSPLYTLRECLTGQAGITLTQSSLFGFLSLIFWLLMLVVSVKYISFVMRADNDGEGGILTLMSLAVRNLSPRWVPLIMFLGLVGGSFFYGDGVITPAISVLSAIEGLEIIEPSLDRFIIPFSIAVLTLLFFIQKNGTGSVGKIFAPVMVVWFVTIGLMGLSGILRNPQVFQALNPYWAVHFFAEYKTVSFFALGMVVLSVTGGEALYADMGHFGKKPIRIAWFILVGPSLVLNYFGQGALLLSKPDAIQNPFFLLAPDWALIPLLILATLATVIASQAVISGVFSLTRQAVRMGYLPPMRIIYTSDEESGQIYIPVVNWLLYFAVLIAILSFKHSSNLASAYGIVVTGTMVITSLLIGIVMVKNWGWKSWAGGLMMAVMLLIDVPLFAANLVKLFSGGWLPVAIGLAILVIMLTWKTERSRLLRRLRQDPEALEALIVSLEKAPPKRVPGTAVVMSRGQYEVPLVLLHNLKHNKILHERVILLTVATEDVPYVHNVRRVTIEQLSPTFWRVIASYGWREKPNVSDILYRCGLEGLKCTMNETSFFMSRDTFVLGDPRPWYLKARGKLFQILQRNSLRAPEHYHIPPNRVIELGAVVKF; encoded by the coding sequence ATGACACATATAAAAAAGAAATCATCGCTGCTGACTGTGACGGTGGCCTGTATTGGTGTCGTGTATGGCGACATCGGTACTAGCCCGTTATATACCCTGCGGGAATGCCTGACCGGCCAGGCGGGCATTACCCTGACACAAAGTTCTCTGTTCGGCTTTCTGTCGCTGATCTTCTGGCTGCTGATGCTGGTGGTTTCAGTCAAATACATCAGTTTTGTGATGCGTGCCGACAACGACGGCGAAGGGGGGATTCTTACCCTGATGTCGCTGGCTGTGCGCAATCTGAGCCCGCGCTGGGTGCCTCTCATCATGTTCCTCGGGCTGGTGGGCGGCAGTTTCTTCTACGGCGACGGCGTTATTACCCCGGCGATTTCGGTGCTTTCCGCCATTGAAGGGCTGGAAATCATCGAGCCTTCCCTCGACCGTTTTATCATCCCGTTTTCGATTGCCGTTCTGACGCTGCTGTTTTTCATTCAGAAAAACGGGACCGGCAGCGTGGGGAAAATATTCGCACCGGTGATGGTTGTCTGGTTTGTCACGATTGGTCTGATGGGTCTGAGCGGCATTTTGCGTAATCCGCAGGTATTTCAGGCGCTGAATCCGTACTGGGCGGTGCATTTTTTTGCGGAATACAAAACCGTGTCGTTCTTCGCGCTCGGCATGGTGGTGCTGTCCGTGACCGGCGGGGAAGCGTTGTACGCTGACATGGGGCATTTCGGCAAAAAGCCGATCCGCATTGCGTGGTTTATTCTGGTCGGGCCGTCACTGGTGTTGAATTATTTCGGTCAGGGCGCGTTGTTACTCAGCAAACCTGACGCCATCCAGAATCCGTTTTTCCTGCTGGCCCCCGACTGGGCGCTGATCCCGTTACTGATACTGGCGACGCTGGCGACGGTGATTGCTTCGCAGGCGGTGATTTCAGGGGTGTTTTCCCTGACGCGGCAGGCCGTGCGGATGGGGTATTTACCGCCGATGCGCATCATCTATACCTCGGATGAAGAGTCGGGGCAGATCTATATTCCGGTCGTTAACTGGCTGCTGTATTTCGCGGTGCTGATCGCCATCCTCAGTTTCAAACATTCCAGCAATCTGGCGTCGGCCTACGGCATTGTGGTGACGGGGACGATGGTCATTACCTCGCTGCTGATAGGTATTGTGATGGTGAAAAACTGGGGCTGGAAAAGCTGGGCGGGCGGTCTGATGATGGCCGTTATGCTGCTGATTGACGTGCCGCTGTTTGCCGCAAATCTGGTCAAACTTTTCTCCGGCGGCTGGCTGCCGGTGGCGATTGGCCTCGCGATTCTGGTGATCATGCTGACCTGGAAAACCGAGCGTTCCCGTCTGCTGCGCCGTTTGCGTCAGGATCCGGAAGCGCTGGAGGCGCTGATCGTATCACTGGAAAAAGCGCCACCAAAACGCGTACCGGGTACCGCCGTGGTGATGTCGCGCGGGCAATATGAAGTGCCGCTGGTGCTGCTGCATAATCTGAAACATAACAAGATATTGCATGAGCGCGTGATATTGCTGACGGTTGCGACGGAAGACGTGCCTTACGTTCACAATGTCCGGCGTGTGACGATTGAGCAACTTTCGCCGACGTTCTGGCGGGTGATTGCCAGTTATGGCTGGCGGGAAAAACCGAATGTCAGCGATATTTTGTACCGGTGCGGGCTGGAAGGGCTGAAGTGTACGATGAATGAAACGTCGTTCTTTATGTCGCGGGATACGTTCGTGCTGGGCGATCCGCGTCCGTGGTATTTAAAAGCGCGCGGCAAGCTTTTCCAGATATTGCAGCGCAACTCGCTGCGTGCGCCGGAGCACTATCATATTCCGCCAAACCGGGTGATTGAACTGGGTGCGGTGGTGAAATTCTGA
- a CDS encoding LysR family transcriptional regulator, which produces MNTRLLKAFVVLAEKGHYALAAEALAISQPALTKQINLLESRVSLALFTRGRHGTALTTGGRRLLPEAKKVVAQAELFLHHAEQVAKGREGFLAAGFGLSSFYFAPECIARFRAQYPGVDITLEDLPSAQQYEMLQSGALQVGFVRVPPARPLSYHSLFEDRLVLVTPENTAMNLESWLQQFPLLRLYPERGGGLNTQTTLFLHDQHIFPASTQQVEDIQTIVALIIAGIGVALLPQSVVHIAPPGLNIVPLPGEATRWQVGIAWDPRYDDSVRDNFIAIAKGFVR; this is translated from the coding sequence ATGAATACCCGGCTGCTGAAAGCGTTTGTGGTGCTGGCTGAAAAAGGACATTACGCGCTGGCGGCTGAAGCGCTGGCGATATCGCAACCCGCGCTCACCAAACAAATCAATCTGCTGGAATCCAGAGTCAGTCTGGCGCTGTTTACGCGTGGCCGCCACGGCACCGCGCTGACGACGGGCGGACGACGGTTGTTGCCGGAGGCGAAAAAAGTCGTCGCGCAGGCCGAGCTGTTTCTGCATCACGCGGAACAGGTAGCGAAGGGACGCGAGGGTTTTCTGGCGGCAGGTTTTGGGTTGTCGAGTTTTTACTTTGCGCCCGAGTGCATTGCGCGGTTCCGGGCGCAGTATCCCGGCGTGGATATCACGCTGGAAGATCTGCCCTCGGCGCAACAATACGAAATGTTGCAAAGCGGGGCGTTGCAGGTCGGGTTTGTCCGCGTCCCGCCCGCCAGACCGCTCAGTTATCACAGCCTGTTTGAAGACCGTCTGGTGCTGGTCACGCCGGAAAATACCGCAATGAACCTCGAAAGCTGGCTGCAACAATTCCCGTTGCTGCGTTTGTATCCTGAACGCGGCGGCGGCCTGAATACCCAGACGACGCTGTTCCTGCACGATCAGCATATCTTCCCCGCATCAACCCAGCAGGTCGAAGATATCCAGACGATTGTCGCGCTGATTATTGCCGGTATTGGTGTGGCGCTGTTGCCGCAAAGCGTGGTGCATATCGCGCCGCCGGGGCTGAATATAGTGCCGCTTCCGGGTGAGGCAACCCGCTGGCAGGTGGGGATCGCGTGGGATCCGCGTTATGACGATTCAGTCCGCGATAATTTCATTGCGATCGCCAAAGGCTTTGTTCGTTAA
- a CDS encoding nitrilase family protein has product MSEVTSVKSIKTAVVQFQHQASNKAYNLLIMEKYIEQAAGQGVKILTFPEMCITGYWHVPNLSAEEVNALAEPLDTSPSLTLIRALAAKNQMLIGAGLIERAADGQIYNTYVACMPDGSYHAHRKLHAFEHPAFSCGEGFTVFDTPWGVKVGILICWDNNLVENVRATTLLGADILLTPHQTGGTHSRSPHGMKPIPLELWEQRAERQEEITAAFKGESGRGWILRWLPSRAHDNGIFILFSNGVGADADEVRTGNAMILDPYGRIVSETWAASDAMVSAELDLTLIPMSSGRRWIYGRRPELYSILTQRQGYERDAITARFSEEATGPASRKV; this is encoded by the coding sequence ATGAGCGAAGTAACTTCAGTAAAATCGATTAAAACGGCAGTGGTTCAGTTTCAGCATCAGGCCAGCAATAAGGCTTACAACCTGTTGATTATGGAGAAATACATTGAACAGGCCGCCGGACAGGGCGTGAAGATCCTGACCTTCCCGGAAATGTGCATCACCGGTTACTGGCATGTCCCTAATTTGTCGGCAGAAGAAGTAAATGCGCTGGCTGAACCGCTGGACACCAGCCCGTCGCTGACGCTTATCCGTGCGCTGGCGGCAAAAAATCAGATGCTGATTGGCGCGGGTCTTATCGAACGGGCGGCAGATGGTCAGATTTACAACACCTACGTGGCCTGTATGCCGGACGGTTCTTATCACGCGCACCGCAAATTGCACGCGTTTGAACATCCTGCCTTTAGCTGCGGCGAAGGTTTTACCGTGTTTGACACGCCGTGGGGCGTGAAGGTGGGGATCCTGATTTGCTGGGACAATAATCTGGTGGAAAACGTCCGCGCGACCACGCTGCTCGGTGCGGATATCCTGCTGACACCGCATCAGACCGGGGGCACGCATTCGCGCAGCCCGCACGGAATGAAACCCATCCCGCTGGAATTGTGGGAACAGCGTGCGGAAAGACAGGAAGAAATCACCGCTGCTTTCAAAGGCGAAAGCGGGCGCGGATGGATCCTGCGCTGGCTGCCGTCGCGCGCCCACGATAACGGGATATTCATTTTATTCAGCAACGGTGTCGGCGCAGATGCTGATGAAGTCCGCACCGGCAACGCGATGATCCTTGACCCTTATGGCCGGATCGTCAGCGAAACCTGGGCGGCCAGCGATGCGATGGTCAGCGCCGAACTCGATTTGACGCTGATCCCCATGAGTTCCGGCCGCCGCTGGATCTATGGCCGCCGCCCGGAATTATATTCGATTCTGACGCAGCGCCAGGGCTACGAACGTGATGCTATCACCGCACGTTTTTCCGAAGAAGCGACGGGGCCGGCATCGCGTAAAGTGTAG
- the mntP gene encoding manganese efflux pump MntP — MQLYTILILAFGMSMDAFAAAIGKGAALHRPPLKEALRTGLIFGVIEAITPVIGWAIGLAASQFIMSWDHWVAFTLLLILGIRMIAQAFKNDKTEETEAPNRHGFWLLVTTAIATSLDAMAVGVGLAFLQVNILVMALTIGAATTIMATTGMLLGRFLGAAIGKWAEVLGGIVLIGIGTSILVEHLGLLS; from the coding sequence ATGCAACTTTATACTATCCTCATTCTGGCTTTTGGTATGTCTATGGACGCTTTCGCGGCGGCTATCGGCAAAGGTGCCGCGTTGCACCGTCCCCCGCTGAAAGAGGCATTGCGTACCGGATTAATTTTTGGCGTGATTGAAGCCATTACCCCGGTGATCGGCTGGGCAATCGGTCTGGCGGCCAGCCAGTTTATTATGAGCTGGGATCACTGGGTGGCATTCACCCTGCTGCTGATTCTGGGCATTCGTATGATTGCGCAGGCGTTCAAAAACGATAAAACCGAAGAAACCGAAGCGCCGAACCGTCACGGTTTTTGGCTGCTGGTCACCACCGCGATCGCCACCAGTCTGGATGCGATGGCCGTGGGCGTCGGACTGGCGTTCCTGCAAGTGAATATTCTGGTGATGGCGCTGACGATTGGTGCCGCCACCACGATTATGGCAACCACCGGCATGTTGCTTGGCCGTTTTCTGGGTGCCGCCATCGGCAAATGGGCCGAAGTGCTGGGCGGTATCGTGCTGATTGGCATCGGCACGTCGATTCTGGTCGAGCATTTAGGTTTGCTGAGCTGA
- the pptA gene encoding tautomerase PptA, producing the protein MPHIDLKFYPRGLSEEATQKLVDDLSAVLINHLGTTDKAISVMLTEVQPDAWKSDVYDPVIKPALEQMAKKPGYTL; encoded by the coding sequence ATGCCACATATTGATTTGAAATTTTATCCGCGCGGACTTTCTGAAGAAGCGACGCAGAAACTGGTCGATGACCTTTCCGCCGTGTTGATCAATCATCTGGGAACGACGGACAAAGCCATCTCCGTCATGCTGACCGAAGTTCAGCCGGATGCGTGGAAAAGCGATGTGTATGATCCGGTCATCAAACCGGCATTAGAACAGATGGCGAAAAAACCCGGTTATACCCTGTAA
- a CDS encoding MBL fold metallo-hydrolase, with protein MNNSSFASRQIGDFTVTALSDGNMAASLELLSGIETADAAQIQRDAGLAEPGNIHINCYLIRGPGRTILVDSGTGGLNNAGGKLGENLRSAGVAPEDIDTVLLTHAHPDHIGGLLDPEGQAVYPNAEIHLHPLEAEYWRDDSKMMQVAEHRQRNFLLARRMLTVYAAKLKFLDGAEIMKGIRSVWLPGHTPGHSGYRIDSGDQSLLIWGDIVHFPHIQSAQPGVSIAFDCDPVQAENTRKTIMAQAAHENLLVAGMHFGEPGFAHIQTVSGGYRVAYAKR; from the coding sequence ATGAATAATTCGTCTTTTGCATCCCGCCAGATTGGGGATTTTACTGTGACTGCCCTGAGCGATGGGAACATGGCGGCCAGCCTGGAGCTGTTGTCCGGCATTGAGACGGCAGATGCCGCACAAATACAACGCGATGCCGGGCTGGCAGAGCCCGGCAATATTCATATCAACTGTTATCTGATCCGCGGGCCTGGGCGCACGATTTTGGTCGATTCCGGTACCGGTGGACTGAATAATGCGGGCGGAAAGCTCGGTGAAAATCTGCGGTCTGCGGGCGTGGCTCCCGAAGATATCGATACGGTGCTTCTGACGCACGCGCACCCGGATCACATCGGCGGCTTGCTCGACCCTGAAGGGCAGGCGGTTTATCCCAACGCGGAAATTCACCTTCACCCGCTCGAAGCTGAATACTGGCGGGATGACAGTAAAATGATGCAGGTCGCCGAGCACCGGCAGCGAAATTTCTTGCTGGCGCGCCGGATGCTGACGGTTTACGCGGCAAAGCTGAAGTTTCTTGATGGCGCGGAGATTATGAAAGGCATTCGTTCCGTCTGGCTGCCCGGCCATACGCCGGGGCACAGCGGATATCGCATTGATTCGGGCGATCAAAGCCTGCTGATTTGGGGCGACATCGTGCATTTCCCGCACATTCAGTCTGCGCAGCCTGGCGTTTCCATCGCGTTTGATTGCGATCCCGTTCAGGCGGAAAACACCCGTAAAACGATCATGGCGCAGGCCGCGCATGAAAACCTGCTCGTAGCAGGTATGCATTTCGGCGAGCCGGGTTTTGCGCACATTCAAACCGTTTCCGGCGGTTACCGCGTCGCCTATGCAAAGAGGTGA
- a CDS encoding DMT family transporter translates to MNARTGVSLKILSALCATLMLACVKGLGGNIPTGEVIFFRSFVALFPLLIWLKLQGPVIAQIKTKNIFGHLIRGFSGTGGMYFNYLALVYISLADATAISYAAPLFTVIMAAILLRENVHAARWMAVVVGFTGIVVMLWAHLRDSGSLLSGGFTQVSAGLGVILALLAAMCTAVSSVQIRFLNGIERPGAIVFYFSLMTMLIGLATIFFGWKIPDTKQLLLLTGCGFFGGMAQILITLSLRYADASLLAPFDYTTMVWSMMIGFLFLDSLPTASTLVGASVIAAAGILAVLSERRRGKALP, encoded by the coding sequence ATGAACGCCAGAACGGGTGTTTCGCTAAAAATATTATCCGCCCTGTGCGCCACGCTCATGCTGGCCTGCGTGAAAGGGCTGGGCGGAAATATTCCTACCGGAGAAGTGATATTCTTTCGCTCTTTCGTCGCCTTATTTCCGCTGCTGATCTGGCTGAAATTACAGGGGCCGGTGATTGCGCAAATTAAAACGAAGAATATCTTCGGCCATTTAATTCGCGGATTTTCCGGCACCGGCGGCATGTATTTTAACTATCTGGCGCTGGTGTATATCTCGCTGGCGGACGCCACGGCAATCAGTTACGCCGCGCCACTGTTTACGGTGATCATGGCCGCTATTTTGTTGCGCGAAAATGTTCATGCTGCCCGCTGGATGGCGGTGGTGGTCGGTTTTACCGGCATTGTGGTGATGCTGTGGGCGCATCTGCGTGACAGCGGTTCGCTGCTTTCGGGCGGATTTACGCAGGTTTCAGCCGGACTCGGCGTGATACTGGCGCTGCTGGCGGCGATGTGTACGGCGGTGTCGTCGGTACAAATTCGCTTTCTGAACGGCATTGAAAGGCCGGGCGCGATCGTCTTCTACTTCTCGCTGATGACCATGCTGATCGGGCTGGCAACGATTTTCTTCGGCTGGAAAATTCCCGATACGAAACAACTTTTACTGCTGACCGGCTGCGGATTTTTTGGCGGAATGGCGCAGATCCTGATTACGCTCAGCCTGCGCTATGCCGATGCGTCGCTGCTTGCACCGTTCGATTACACCACGATGGTCTGGTCGATGATGATTGGTTTTCTGTTCCTCGACAGCCTGCCAACGGCCTCAACGCTGGTCGGCGCATCGGTGATTGCCGCCGCCGGAATACTGGCCGTGCTGAGCGAAAGACGCCGGGGAAAAGCGTTGCCTTAA
- a CDS encoding transporter substrate-binding domain-containing protein, which produces MKLKLLSCSLLALPLMAAFSSAKADVLSDIQARGALNCAVYSDVPPFSSPDPKTRQLAGMDVDLCTALAKQMGVKLNLMPTSIEARIAVIATGRADVLIANLAYTKTRGQQIQFSDPYYVAKEVLVVKKPNVDKTRADFKGKRISATKGTTSEQSIYLAGAKAVTFQDAASAFLALEQNKAVGFVTNTMTAIKMISQAGKDGIELGMIKEPMALEPIGVGMKKDEPALLAKVNSSLKTMDDDGTIDKIWATWIGPNTEYKMVREDKVQPLSSLKFEPLE; this is translated from the coding sequence ATGAAACTCAAGTTACTGTCTTGCTCGTTGCTGGCATTGCCACTGATGGCGGCCTTTTCCTCTGCGAAAGCCGATGTTCTTTCTGATATTCAGGCGCGCGGCGCACTTAACTGTGCCGTGTATTCCGATGTGCCGCCGTTCTCTTCGCCGGATCCGAAAACGCGCCAGCTGGCCGGGATGGACGTCGATTTATGCACGGCGTTAGCCAAACAGATGGGCGTAAAACTCAATCTGATGCCGACCTCTATTGAAGCGCGTATCGCGGTGATCGCCACCGGGCGCGCCGACGTGCTGATTGCCAATCTGGCGTACACCAAAACGCGCGGCCAGCAGATTCAGTTCAGCGACCCGTACTACGTGGCGAAAGAAGTGCTGGTGGTGAAAAAGCCGAACGTCGATAAAACCCGTGCGGATTTTAAAGGCAAACGCATCAGCGCCACCAAAGGCACGACGTCTGAACAATCCATTTATCTGGCGGGCGCAAAAGCCGTGACCTTCCAGGATGCCGCGTCGGCGTTTCTGGCGCTGGAACAGAATAAAGCCGTGGGCTTTGTCACCAACACCATGACCGCTATCAAGATGATTTCTCAGGCCGGAAAAGACGGCATCGAACTGGGGATGATCAAAGAACCGATGGCGCTGGAACCGATTGGCGTCGGCATGAAAAAGGACGAACCGGCGTTGCTGGCGAAAGTGAACAGCAGCCTGAAAACGATGGATGACGACGGCACCATCGACAAAATCTGGGCGACCTGGATCGGGCCCAATACCGAATACAAAATGGTGCGCGAGGACAAAGTCCAGCCGCTCTCCAGCCTCAAATTTGAACCTCTGGAATAG
- the pxpB gene encoding 5-oxoprolinase subunit PxpB → MTLVSHEAPSRASFILASQGDNVKISTIGSRAWLIEAPGDFDLPAQRRIWSLAATLRARDDVESLIPGVTNLLVLFRQTPEDYDATFALLVAAWEQAQAVHPQGKLIEIPVIYGGEHATDLDAVCQHTGLSPREVIRRHSQGSYTVFSLGSAPGFGYLHGLDPSLATPRKKVPSLNMLKGTVTIGGAQTGVSALTGPNGWNAIGFAELTLFDPRAENPALMAPGDSVRFLPERIEL, encoded by the coding sequence ATGACCCTTGTGTCGCACGAGGCGCCTTCCCGCGCCTCTTTTATTCTTGCCAGTCAGGGCGACAACGTCAAAATCTCCACCATCGGCAGCCGTGCGTGGCTGATTGAAGCGCCGGGGGATTTCGACCTGCCCGCGCAGCGCCGTATCTGGTCGCTGGCGGCCACGTTGCGCGCACGCGATGACGTCGAATCGCTGATCCCCGGCGTCACCAATTTGCTGGTGCTGTTTCGACAGACACCGGAAGATTACGACGCCACCTTCGCCCTCCTGGTCGCCGCGTGGGAACAGGCGCAGGCGGTTCATCCGCAAGGCAAACTGATTGAAATTCCGGTGATTTACGGCGGCGAACACGCCACGGATCTGGATGCCGTTTGTCAGCATACCGGGCTTTCGCCGCGCGAGGTCATCCGCCGCCACTCTCAGGGCAGCTACACGGTGTTTTCACTGGGCAGCGCGCCGGGTTTTGGCTATCTCCACGGGCTGGATCCGTCTCTCGCCACGCCGCGTAAAAAAGTCCCCTCGCTCAATATGCTCAAAGGCACCGTGACCATCGGCGGCGCGCAAACCGGCGTTTCCGCGCTCACCGGGCCAAACGGCTGGAACGCCATCGGATTCGCCGAACTGACGCTGTTTGACCCGCGTGCTGAAAATCCCGCGCTGATGGCACCGGGTGACAGCGTGCGGTTTCTGCCAGAGAGGATAGAACTGTGA
- a CDS encoding biotin-dependent carboxyltransferase family protein — translation MIEIVKTGPLNTVQDAGRSGFRDIGVSVSGVMDPLAFRAGNILLGNDENAACIEVQMFPFKVRFLADTSIAVTGADCRTKLDGADLPPWWACSVRAGQELEMQFPRSGARSYLCVAGGIDVPVVMGSRSTALRGGFGGTDGRPLAKNDRLAAGVTFASSLPAQGMGIEPPEIALANVFPTSTEGLVQLRAIPAGEYALFEADLPRFWSQPWKVSLHSNRTGYRLSGTPVTPSKVIEMRSYGLIPGIVQVPPAGEPIIQLADANTAGGYPKIAGIIEEDLWRLAQVQPGQSIRLVKSDAREAIAVASQINQWFTRLRDNVMPVKTVMGF, via the coding sequence GTGATTGAAATAGTGAAAACCGGCCCGCTGAATACCGTTCAGGACGCGGGCCGCAGCGGTTTTCGGGATATCGGCGTGTCCGTCAGCGGGGTGATGGATCCGCTGGCGTTTCGCGCGGGCAATATCCTGCTGGGTAACGACGAAAACGCCGCCTGCATAGAAGTGCAGATGTTCCCGTTTAAAGTCCGCTTTCTTGCCGATACCAGCATTGCCGTTACCGGCGCGGATTGCCGCACGAAGCTCGATGGCGCAGATCTTCCGCCCTGGTGGGCCTGTTCCGTCCGCGCCGGGCAGGAGCTGGAAATGCAGTTCCCGCGTTCCGGTGCGCGCAGCTATTTGTGCGTCGCGGGCGGCATTGACGTGCCGGTCGTCATGGGTTCGCGCAGCACCGCCCTGCGTGGCGGTTTCGGCGGAACAGACGGGCGACCGCTGGCGAAAAACGATCGTCTTGCGGCGGGCGTAACTTTCGCATCGTCTTTGCCTGCGCAAGGCATGGGTATCGAGCCACCGGAGATCGCACTGGCCAACGTCTTCCCGACCAGCACTGAAGGCCTGGTGCAGCTGCGCGCCATTCCTGCCGGTGAATATGCGCTGTTTGAGGCCGATCTGCCGCGCTTCTGGTCGCAGCCGTGGAAAGTTTCCCTGCACAGCAACCGCACCGGTTACCGCTTATCCGGCACGCCGGTTACGCCGTCGAAAGTCATCGAAATGCGCTCCTACGGATTAATTCCCGGCATCGTTCAGGTTCCGCCCGCGGGTGAGCCAATCATTCAGCTGGCAGACGCCAATACTGCCGGAGGCTATCCAAAAATCGCGGGCATTATCGAAGAGGATTTATGGCGTCTGGCGCAGGTTCAGCCCGGCCAGAGCATCCGGCTGGTCAAAAGCGATGCGCGGGAAGCCATTGCTGTCGCAAGCCAGATCAACCAGTGGTTCACCCGTCTGCGCGATAACGTGATGCCGGTGAAAACGGTAATGGGGTTTTAA